The following coding sequences lie in one Thermocladium sp. ECH_B genomic window:
- a CDS encoding dehydrogenase, whose translation MSIIDELRKAVGDNHVLTTREDMLPYMRDASYFIGEEPIAVVLPGSTEELSRVVKACYANEVPMYVRGGGTSLTGSSVPMRGGVVISMNRFDKILETSIPDRYVVAEAGVRLDTLNAYLSKFNYFYPPDPASSLAATVGGSLSTNAGGLRGVMYGATKEWVLGMEVVLPTGEVAQFGGRVLKRSIGYDLTALMIGSEGTLGIITKATLKIAPIPRRIGRILVYYESIDAAGRAVAKLKEAGIIPYIAEFMDRISMEAAKKGKGVDYPQEANYMLIIDIASTEESLQKDLESAAEVLKSTSPMSLRITTDPAEMERIYLARKGLYSSLLMERTAPGEKVIIGDIVVPSTEVPATLLDIDNAIRNYGFKVSLFGHIGDGNIHLNIFADTSKENEMRRVSSFLLETGMIAVRHGGSVSAEHGIGLEKKQLLVEEFKARGTLVNLELMRQIKKVFDPKNLLNRGKLFD comes from the coding sequence CTCCCGGGAAGCACTGAGGAACTATCCAGGGTAGTGAAGGCGTGTTACGCGAATGAGGTTCCCATGTATGTGAGGGGCGGCGGCACATCGCTCACCGGCTCCTCGGTGCCTATGCGGGGCGGGGTAGTGATAAGCATGAATCGCTTCGACAAGATACTGGAGACGAGCATACCGGATAGGTACGTCGTGGCCGAGGCAGGCGTGAGGCTGGACACGCTTAACGCGTACTTATCGAAGTTTAATTACTTTTATCCCCCAGACCCCGCCAGTTCCCTGGCCGCCACCGTTGGGGGCTCACTATCCACTAACGCTGGGGGCTTGAGGGGGGTAATGTATGGCGCAACAAAGGAGTGGGTGCTCGGCATGGAGGTGGTTCTGCCGACCGGCGAGGTGGCTCAATTCGGGGGCCGCGTCCTCAAGAGGTCGATAGGTTATGACTTAACGGCGTTAATGATTGGAAGCGAGGGAACGCTGGGCATAATAACTAAGGCCACGCTTAAGATAGCGCCCATTCCCCGGAGGATAGGCAGAATACTTGTTTACTATGAGTCAATAGATGCGGCGGGGAGAGCGGTTGCTAAGTTGAAGGAGGCGGGGATAATACCATACATAGCGGAATTCATGGATAGGATATCCATGGAGGCAGCCAAGAAGGGGAAGGGCGTGGATTACCCGCAGGAAGCTAATTACATGTTGATAATAGATATAGCGTCAACCGAGGAATCGCTTCAGAAGGATCTGGAGTCGGCCGCGGAGGTGCTTAAGTCGACTAGCCCCATGAGTCTGAGAATAACGACTGACCCCGCCGAGATGGAGCGGATATACTTAGCTAGGAAGGGGCTCTACTCCTCCCTCCTAATGGAGCGGACTGCGCCTGGAGAGAAGGTGATAATAGGCGATATAGTGGTTCCATCAACCGAGGTGCCCGCCACGCTGCTGGATATAGATAACGCGATAAGGAATTATGGCTTCAAGGTATCCCTCTTCGGCCATATAGGGGATGGAAATATACACCTCAACATATTCGCCGACACCAGTAAGGAGAATGAGATGCGCAGGGTCTCCTCGTTCCTGTTGGAGACAGGCATGATAGCGGTGAGGCATGGAGGCAGCGTCTCGGCCGAGCATGGCATTGGGCTGGAGAAGAAGCAGTTACTGGTTGAGGAGTTCAAGGCCAGGGGCACCCTAGTTAACTTGGAGCTAATGAGGCAAATAAAGAAGGTTTTCGATCCAAAGAATCTCCTAAACAGGGGGAAACTCTTTGATTAG